In a single window of the Bactrocera dorsalis isolate Fly_Bdor chromosome 2, ASM2337382v1, whole genome shotgun sequence genome:
- the LOC105231061 gene encoding 4-hydroxybenzoate polyprenyltransferase, mitochondrial — translation MSVLRNIQSIQKCVRFQTVIYTAPQMCLDERRNIIHSKKLHTGVMGCRYFTKAPSQLLDHTHSNLYFKLEKQLSRAALYATTKRYASNKDKNQLPNISAAQGISSSYAPEAKVSKSYELKKSIKEAVSPYCRLMRLDRPIGTYLLFWPCAWSIALSANAGCWPDWKMLGLFATGALIMRGAGCTINDLWDKDIDAKVERTRTRPLASGEVTQFDAIVFLSAQLSLGLLVLLQLNWQSIVLGASSLGLVITYPLMKRVTYWPQLVLGMAFNWGALLGWCATQGVVNWEACLPLYLSGICWTIVYDTIYAHQDKFDDMQIGVKSTALRFGNNTKIWLSGFTAAMLSGLSLAGVATEQTVAYYAAVGVVGAHLVQQIYSLNIDNPTDCAKKFFSNHQVGLILFLGIVLGTLLKPKEKMDNGPLPGGNNAFPQMQPTNSLVNIPAKPEVLT, via the exons ATGTCAGTGCTACGAAATATACAATCTATCCAGAAATGTGTAAGATTTCAAACAGTTATCTACACTGCACCACAAATGTGTTTGGATGAAAGGAGGAACATTATCCATAGCAAAAAATTGCACACTGGTGTTATGGGTTGCAGATATTTCACGAAGGCGCCTTCACAACTCTTAGATCATACTCACAGTAACTTATActttaaattagaaaaacaacTTTCAAGAGCTGCTCTTTACGCGACCACAAAGAGATATGCAAGCAATAAAGACAAAAACCAATTGCCCAATATATCCGCAGCGCAAGGAATCTCTTCAAGCTATGCGCCTGAGGCTAAAGTTAGTAAATCATACGAGTTAAAGAAAAGCATAAAGGAAGCTGTTTCGCCATATTGCCGCTTAATGCGATTGGATCGGCCTATAG gaacatatttattattctgGCCCTGTGCGTGGAGTATTGCGCTCAGCGCGAATGCCGGTTGTTGGCCTGATTGGAAAATGTTGGGCCTCTTTGCCACAGGCGCATTAATAATGCGCGGTGCCGGCTGTACCATCAATGATCTATGGGACAAAGATATTGACGCAAAGGTGGAACGTACACGCACGCGACCATTAGCTTCGGGTGAAGTAACGCAATTTGATGCTATTGTATTTTTATCGGCTCAATTGAGTTTGGGCCTGTTAGTATTACTTCAGCTAAACTGGCAATCAATAGTATTAGGCGCAAGTTCATTGGGATTAGTCATAACATATCCGCTAATGAAACGTGTAACGTACTGGCCTCAACTTGTGCTTGGCATGGCTTTCAATTGGGGCGCTCTTTTAGGTTGGTGTGCGACTCAAGGCGTAGTCAACTGGGAAGCTTGTTTACCATTGTATCTATCCGGTATTTGTTGGACAATTGTATATGATACTATATACGCACATCAAGACAAATTCGATGACATGCAAATTGGGGTGAAGTCAACTGCTTTACGATTTGGAAATAACACCAAAATATGGCTATCTGGATTTACAGCAGCTATGCTCTCAGGACTATCACTTGCTGGTGTAGCTACGGAACAAACAGTCGCATACTACGCAGCAGTGGGTGTGGTGGGCGCTCACTTAGTACAACAG ataTATTCGCTAAATATTGATAATCCCACAGACTGTGCGAAAAAGTTCTTCTCGAATCACCAGGTTGGATTAATTTTATTCCTTGGCATTGTTTTGGGCACCCTTTTAAAACCGAAAGAGAAAATGGATAATGGACCTTTACCTGGAGGAAACAATGCCTTTCCACAAATGCAACCTACAAACAGCCTTGTAAATATACCCGCAAAACCGGAGGTGTTAACGTAA
- the LOC105231062 gene encoding high affinity copper uptake protein 1 isoform X1 has translation MDMGHTHGNDSTTTTASCPMIMVFHGGHCERILWSSWVASTYVEFIFSCLAFVVMGFLYEALKFLRQQLIQRAVRKEAERINLELESKQITSSASGSIGRNSREALADIRVTKANYIQYAMTSTHIITSLLFFVQVALSYLLMLVFMNYNYWLCLSVVAGLGFGYFIFGWSQHDAYDNECCH, from the exons atggaTATGGGTCACACGCACGGCAATGATAGCACGACGACGACAGCTTCTTGTCCTATGATCATGGTG TTCCATGGCGGACATTGTGAGCGCATACTTTGGAGCAGTTGGGTGGCCAGTACATACGTAGAATTCATATTCTCTTGCTTGGCATTTGTTGTGATGGGTTTTCTATATGAGGCGTTAAAATTTTTGCGCCAACAACTTATCCAACGTGCTGTCCGCAAAGAAGCTGAACGCATCAATTTGGAATTGGAGTCAAAACAAATTACTAGTAGCGCCTCTGGGTCGATTGGGCGTAATTCCAGAGAAGCTTTAGCCGACATACGTGTAACAAAAGCAAATTATATCCAGTATGCAATGACATCGACACACATCATTACGTCACTGCTCTTTTTCGTACAAGTCGCTCTCTCTTATTTGTTGATGTTGGTATTCATGAATTATAACTACTGGTTATGTCTATCAGTTGTTGCAGGTTTAGGTTTCGGTTACTTCATTTTCGGTTGGTCTCAACACGATGCTTATGATAACGAATGTTGTCATTAA